GTGGGACAAGGGAGCCAGCCCAGCCCATGCAGAACTGCAGGGCAAGCACAACGTGCAGGAAAGAGCCACATCCCACAGAGGACCTGGCTGAGTAGCGGGTTTGCTGGGGCTTATGACTGTGCCTTGCACCATGTACATGGTGATTAATGGCCATTAAACACCCAGACACTGGGTCTTACTGCAGGGCCCTGGTGTGGGGGTGGGATGAGAGGAATAGGGCTCAGGATGAGAAACGTGAACGCATCTCATCTACTGCTCAAACTGATATCTTCAGGCTGGAGTGCCAGCAATGGCGGCACTGGCTGCAGGGGCTCTCAGAACCATCTTCTCTCTCCTGTGCAGGTGAGTTGGGAAGCCACCAAGTGTGCCAGCAGGACACAGGGTCTGTGCCCCCCATGCACCCCAacccctcttctcccctcccatGTGCCACAGGGGCCCTGCAAGGCGTTGGCACCCGGCGCTGCTCTGtagcccctgccctgcctggcactgctgcagtggCCGTGACTTGGAACAGAGGCACCAGCCTTGACACGGTGTCCAAGCAGGGACCAAACCCAAACATGcgcccagccccacagcaccttATCAGACCTTGGCAGCACCGAGCGCCTGCTGCAGAGACTGTTGTGTCTGCGGCTTGTGCAGGGGATGGGGACGCTCTCGCTGTGCTCCTCCAGGTCCCTGTCCCAGCACCATCCTGCCGAAGAGagaggggctgggctggggcaccCACAGCCATGCTGCCCCCCCATCACAGCCCTGCAGCCGAGGAGGGTGCCCGGTGCATGGTGGTTGATACACGGTGCACAGAGCTCAGTGCATGGTACTCGGTGCAGCCCACCTCCCCCTGCCCCTGGCCCCAGGGCTCTTGgggctcccagcacagctttcCCAACCTCAGTGGCTCTTTGGGGTTCCCAAGGCTACTGGggcccagcctggctgctgcttccctgccactcgcagcagcaggcaggggagaGGCTGCAGGTCAGCGCAAGACAGTGGCAGAAGGGGGCTGGGGGTCAGAGAGGGCTGGAGACCCCCAAATGAGGTGGCCCTCATGGAGCCGGCGACATACAGGGCTCTGTGCTCACTGTGGGCACGGTGACTGCACACACCACAGGGCATAGGTGTCACATATGCTGCAGAACATCGACACCCCCTGGGCTCTCCCAACCCTGTCCCCAGGCCTCAGCCCCACTGACCCCCGAGGCCCCTGAGTCCCCTGAGTCCCCTCctggcaccagcaccagcatcccCCGCAGAGCACCCGGCTGCTCTCACCGCGGTCGACGCCCCCTGCTCTCAGCCAGCCCCCTCCCCTCTGGTTTTACTCCCCATTTCCAGgcagcacctcctccccagccctccctcGCCTTGGTTCCATCAGCTCCTCCCGGCGCTGGCTCCCTTCCCCGTGGTTCCCGGCTGCCCCCCCCCTCGCCCCTGGAAGGTGACCCGGCCATGTGGGTGCTGATCCCCCGCCGGATGCGGCCCGTAGGTGCGAGTGCCGGGGCGGGCGAGGGGCGTGtcgggcggcggggggggccgCCGTGATAACCGCGGGTGCTGGGAGCAGACGGCGCAGGCGAGCAGGATGagcccagcacccccagcctggGCAGTCTGGCCCCGAGGCAGGGGCATGGGGTCCggcagcccccagcacctcctccctgtgctctgCATCCTCTGGGTGCTGGCCGGGCGCCTGCCCTCTGCCACGGCCCAGTGGTTTTATCCCCTGGGCTTGGACGACACCACCCCAGACCCAGGCACGAGCCCCACAGCGCCCATCCTGGATGGGGAGGAAGGTAAGCACGGAGGGACAGGGCATGGCTTCCTTGGCACCCCTGGCTCCTGCACCCCAGCAAGGAAGTGAACCTCTGGCATAAGGCTGGAGGGTGAGGTGTGGGGTGGTGGGGTCCGGGGCTGCCGTGGCCACAGCAAGTGCTGGGAACCGGGAGTCCTGTGTCACCCCGGTTCCTCTCCAGCCCCACCACTTCCTACCCCATCACCCCTTTGCTCCTGCAGACAGAGATGCCGTGGAGCCCACTCggaagatgctgctgagcaAACCCCCGCTGGCAACAGCCCCCAGACGCCGGGACCCCCTCGCCAGGGGTGCAGCAAAGGGTCTGAGCCATGCCCCACCACGCACACGAGGCCAGGTGCTTTTCCCCGGGCAGCGtgttcccctgccccagctcctccagtCCTTCCGAAACTCCCCAGCCGCTGCCGGGCTCCTTGCCATGTCCTTCCCCTTATCTGTGCCCTGTTGCACAGTCACAGCCCAGGCAGGGCAACgtgccctgctccagccccatgcCGCTGCTCAGCCTCCTCTGCCCCCATGGGAAGGAGCTGTGGCAGCTCCTGGTGCCCCCCCGCCAGGGCACAGCGCTGTGCTGAGCCCCCACCCGGCCTCCAGGCAACCACGGCTGTGGAGGGGTCCTTCATGCCCCCAAGCCCCACACTGAGCACTCCCTGTCcatccatcccagcagcagcgACCCACAGTCACGCCGGAGGTCTTCGAGGGGagtgcagaggaagaggagttCCTGCAGATCAAGGTGGTGGAGGGTCCTGGCCCCTGGGGGCGCTGCGAGGGGCAGCCGGGGTTGTGCCCCCGGGTGGGGGGCTCTGGGGGATGtgggctggcagggcaggatggggatggtgcCCAGGGGTCTCAGACTCAGCCCCTTGTCTCCTTCACAGACAACAGCAAAGGGGCTGCCCCAGCGGGTGCCCCCAGCCCCGGAGGTGGACCCTGCTCTCCAGGTGAGCGGGGCGCAGGGCACCCACCCCGCACGCCGCAGCCGGGCTCCCAGCCCGCAGCTCACCGCTCTCTCCCTCTCCAGATGCACAACGGCTCCCGCTGCGTCTGCCCCGTGCGCCCCGGCCCTCCTGGCCCTCCCGGCCCCAAGGTGCAGTGATCATCCCCAGGGAGAGGCGTGGGGGAACAGGGATCCATAGCGACACACTGGGAGGAATCCTGGGGCTCTTTTGGCAGtgctaaatattttctgctCAGATTTGGACTCTTGCTTCGAAGTCTGGGTTGGGGGCAATGCAAATGTCCCCTTGCAGGGGGACAGCAGGTCCCCGTGGTGGGCACTGATGGAGGAGAGCACCAGGAGCCGGGAGCAAGGCTCTATCTTTCCCAAACAGGGAGACAAGGGTGACCGAGGATCCCCGGGGGACAGAGGCCAGCCAGGGCTCtctggggagagagggaagtcCGGCAGCCCAGGGCAGCCGGGTCACCAGGGGCCCCGGGGTCCCCCAGGTCCTCCGGGACCGCCAGGACCCCCAGGCACTTGGGGAGCCAGGAGCCAACCTGCACCCGCCACCCTCCCCAAGGGATCAGAGAATGAGGTGAGCACTGGGGTAGGGGGCTCAGGCAGGAGATGCCAGGGCTGACGGTGGTTTCAATGCCCAGCAGGGAcggggagggatggggggcaCGGCCGTGGGCAGCCCaggggatgggagcagggaacGGGATGCTGCCATTCACCAActcccctctctctttcctctctccctccaacCCGACAAGCAACTGGGAGCATCCAGCCCTGCGAGAAACACGGGACCCCCAGGCCCCCCCGGGTTGCCAGGACCCCCAGGCTACCCAGGCCATGAAGGCCTCCCAGGGGTCCCTGGACGGGATGGGCAGCCAGGACCCCCCGGCCCACCAGGGGCTGTGGGACCCCCCGGTTTCCCTGGGGCTGAAGGACCTCCAGGGTCTCCAGGCATGGCTGGGCCAGATGGATCTCCGGGGGCACCGGGGCTCCCAGGGCCCCAAGGTCCTCCCGGGGTGCCTGGGCAAGAAGGACCCCCAGGTCCCGCAGGACCTACATCACTCCCTGGCAAACCAGGGCTCCGAGGGGAGCCGGGATTCCCTGGAATTAAGGTAAGGGGGTCCCAGCCCAGCCTGTCCATGTCCCTGGGGGAGCACAGAGCCAGCGGAATGGGGATGGAGCACACCGTGAGCCCcttgctctgccccagccctgccgcTGTGGGTCCAGGGACACACGGGGTGCTAAACCCCCACACTCACCACCCCATGTGTGCTGGCAGGGTGAGAAGGGTGAATATGGACTGCCAGGCATGCCGGGGAGCCCTGGCCGGACCGGAGAGACTGGCTCCCCGGGCATGCCTGGGCCCATGGGGCCGCCGGGGCCACCAGGGGACTACAGGGTGAGTATGGGGTCCTGGGGTTGCAGGTGCTCGGGGGCCTGCCCCATGCTCACCCCGGCATATCCTCCCCTTCCAGTGCAACTTGCACCACGCAGGGCACCACGGATCAGCCGGGCCACCGGGCCCCAAGG
The Strigops habroptila isolate Jane chromosome 19, bStrHab1.2.pri, whole genome shotgun sequence DNA segment above includes these coding regions:
- the LOC115617633 gene encoding collagen alpha-1(XVIII) chain-like isoform X1 — its product is MSPAPPAWAVWPRGRGMGSGSPQHLLPVLCILWVLAGRLPSATAQWFYPLGLDDTTPDPGTSPTAPILDGEEDRDAVEPTRKMLLSKPPLATAPRRRDPLARGAAKGLSHAPPRTRGQQQRPTVTPEVFEGSAEEEEFLQIKTTAKGLPQRVPPAPEVDPALQMHNGSRCVCPVRPGPPGPPGPKGDKGDRGSPGDRGQPGLSGERGKSGSPGQPGHQGPRGPPGPPGPPGPPGTWGARSQPAPATLPKGSENEQLGASSPARNTGPPGPPGLPGPPGYPGHEGLPGVPGRDGQPGPPGPPGAVGPPGFPGAEGPPGSPGMAGPDGSPGAPGLPGPQGPPGVPGQEGPPGPAGPTSLPGKPGLRGEPGFPGIKGEKGEYGLPGMPGSPGRTGETGSPGMPGPMGPPGPPGDYRCNLHHAGHHGSAGPPGPKGEKGDPGERGRCYGEHGCKPGHPSFPSTSSHAGSWVPISGYQTGSKDETDFYGAIIPHGLQGPPGNPGPPGPPGPPGAPGLLYLNRVYPIRAQPPCKQSAAPDAGWAEGADMPRTEPLDSHTHLQRQMWVFRSKELMLKSGSAVPEGSLVYVREGSSAFLRTPTGWSRLLLEDSKSLFAGDDPSVSTPRYQEAKRVQTRGPDMAPPALTPVDSLVQKEGGQEMPQILPTTIVPRIPSLRLAALNVPLTGDMSGIRGADLQCYRQSQEAQLYGTFRAFLSAPTQDLVSIVKRTDRNLPIVNLKGQLLAKSWSSLFEGQTSAALRGPIYSFNGGNVLTDPLWPRRLAWHGSTSRGSQARKRDCQGWRSSSAGEGLAVALGEGRLLAGQRHNCSEALVVLCVEVVFPYRHMW
- the LOC115617633 gene encoding collagen alpha-5(IV) chain-like isoform X2, translated to MSPAPPAWAVWPRGRGMGSGSPQHLLPVLCILWVLAGRLPSATAQWFYPLGLDDTTPDPGTSPTAPILDGEEDRDAVEPTRKMLLSKPPLATAPRRRDPLARGAAKGLSHAPPRTRGQQRPTVTPEVFEGSAEEEEFLQIKTTAKGLPQRVPPAPEVDPALQMHNGSRCVCPVRPGPPGPPGPKGDKGDRGSPGDRGQPGLSGERGKSGSPGQPGHQGPRGPPGPPGPPGPPGTWGARSQPAPATLPKGSENEQLGASSPARNTGPPGPPGLPGPPGYPGHEGLPGVPGRDGQPGPPGPPGAVGPPGFPGAEGPPGSPGMAGPDGSPGAPGLPGPQGPPGVPGQEGPPGPAGPTSLPGKPGLRGEPGFPGIKGEKGEYGLPGMPGSPGRTGETGSPGMPGPMGPPGPPGDYRCNLHHAGHHGSAGPPGPKGEKGDPGERGRCYGEHGCKPGHPSFPSTSSHAGSWVPISGYQTGSKDETDFYGAIIPHGLQGPPGNPGPPGPPGPPGAPGLLYLNRVYPIRAQPPCKQSAAPDAGWAEGADMPRTEPLDSHTHLQRQMWVFRSKELMLKSGSAVPEGSLVYVREGSSAFLRTPTGWSRLLLEDSKSLFAGDDPSVSTPRYQEAKRVQTRGPDMAPPALTPVDSLVQKEGGQEMPQILPTTIVPRIPSLRLAALNVPLTGDMSGIRGADLQCYRQSQEAQLYGTFRAFLSAPTQDLVSIVKRTDRNLPIVNLKGQLLAKSWSSLFEGQTSAALRGPIYSFNGGNVLTDPLWPRRLAWHGSTSRGSQARKRDCQGWRSSSAGEGLAVALGEGRLLAGQRHNCSEALVVLCVEVVFPYRHMW